The segment CTAAAAGTGATTACATAATTGAGGAATTGCTTAGGAACTTTGATGTTGTTTACTCAAAAGTTGAAAAAAAGTTTTTTCCAGAAATAGGAGCTTTTCATCATGAAAAAAAATCACTTAGTTAAGTATTTATTAATTAGTCCAAGTTTACCTGTAGGAGGTTTTTGTTATTCTGAGGGATTAGAGAGTTATTTGAAAATTAAGAATTTAGAAGAACCAGACCACATAAGGAATTTAATAACAAATGAATTAAAAATTGGGCAAATTAGAATTGAAGCAAAATGTTTAATAGAATTTTTTGATATTTTTGTAGAATTAAAAATTGCTAATAATATAAATAAAAACAGAAGAAGATTATTGAGTTTAGATAAATGGCTATTGTCTTTTAGAGATACTGTTGAGATAAGAGATCAACAAACTCAAATGGCTAAATCACTTTTTGAATTGACTAAAGAATTTGGATTTGAATATTTATATGAAAAAAATAAAAATATCTCTTGGTCTTTGGCATGGAGTTGGGCTTGCTTCTCTTTTCAAATAAATAAATTAGAAATGATCGAAAATTTTATATATGCATGGACTGCGAATCAACTTAGTGCTGCAATAAGACTTATACCCATGGGTTCAATAAAAGCACAAACTATTCAACTTGAGTTGTTGGATTTAATCTCAGAAGTTTCCCAAGAAATTGTAGACAGTAATATCAATGATCTTTATGTTGGGAATATAAGCTTATCTATGGCTCAACAAAACCATAATGATTTATATACAAAACTTTTTAGAAATTAATTTATGAGCAGCAAATTAAGAGTAGGAGTTGCGGGCCCAGTAGGCTCAGGGAAAACAGCATTAGTTGAAACTTTATGCATAGCTCTTAAAAAGAGATATAA is part of the Prochlorococcus marinus subsp. pastoris str. CCMP1986 genome and harbors:
- a CDS encoding urease accessory protein UreF, which translates into the protein MKKNHLVKYLLISPSLPVGGFCYSEGLESYLKIKNLEEPDHIRNLITNELKIGQIRIEAKCLIEFFDIFVELKIANNINKNRRRLLSLDKWLLSFRDTVEIRDQQTQMAKSLFELTKEFGFEYLYEKNKNISWSLAWSWACFSFQINKLEMIENFIYAWTANQLSAAIRLIPMGSIKAQTIQLELLDLISEVSQEIVDSNINDLYVGNISLSMAQQNHNDLYTKLFRN